TGCACGCAGCGACAACAATCTGATAACTCGCGCGCCATCGTTCTCCGGCAGGCCGGCCACTAAGCTGTGCGCATGCACTCGATCGACCTCCTTGACGACGACTGTTTCGCGCTCCGCCAGGCTTCGCGGCATATCTCGAAGCTCTACGAGCACCATCTGTCCGCCGTCGGCATCACGCCCACGCAGTTCAGCATCCTGGGCATGCTCGCCGTCAGCGCGGGCCTGACCATGGTCGAACTCGCAAAAGCGATGGTGATGGACCGAACGACGCTGGTCCGCGCACTGAAGCCGTTGCTGCGACGCGGCCTGGTGGCGGCGCCCGCGCAAGGGCAACGCCGTCGCCGGCTCCAGGTCGTATTGACCGCGCAGGGCACGAAGAAGCTCGATGAAGCGACCGTCCACTGGGCAGCCGCACAGGCCAGCTTCGAACGCGATTTCGGTGCGCAACAGGCCGCTCACCTGCGCCGCGAACTGTTTCGCATGACGCTCGACACGTCCGACAGTTAGCAACCCCGGTAACTCATTCATGCCATTCCGGACATTGATGCGCGACACCTGGCTGGCTAACGTGTGCATATGCACTAATTAATCGTTCGACGACTGGATGACTCAAGGGAACCATGGAAATGAACACGACGACTTCTCACTCGCCCTCCCGGCCGCAGTCGGGCATTCGTAAGGGATGGATCACCGCCGCGGCGCTGCTCGCGTTCAGCCTGGCCGGCTGCGTGAACTTTGCCGGCATCCACAGCGACAAGCAGATGGCGGCCCCGACGAAGTTCGAATCGCAACAGAGCCTGCCGGCCGAAGGCGGCAAGTGGCCCGCGATGAGCTGGGCCGACCAGTTCGGCGATCCGCAGCTGCCGGCGCTGATCGACGAAGCGTTGCGCGGCAACCCGACGATCGACCAGGCGCGCGCGCGGATCGAGAAGGCGTCGGCCTACATCGGCACGGCCAGGTCCGCGCTTTATCCGAATGCCAACGGCAGCTATACGTGGACCCGCCAGCGCTACACCGCGAACGGCATCGTGCCGCCGCCGTACGGCGGCTCGTGGCAGAGCGAGAACAGCCTGCTGGCCAGCGTGTCGTGGGATCTCGACCTGTGGGGCAAGAACCGCGAGCGGCTGCGCCAGGCCGTTTCGTCGGAGAAGGTGGCGGACGCCGAAGCCGAGGAGGTGCGCATCACGCTCGCCGCGTCGGTCGCGAGCACCTACAACCAGCTCGCGCTGCTTTATGCACTGCGCGACATCCAGGTTCGCGAAGTCGCCAACCGCGAGACGATCGCGCACCTCACGGAAGGGCGCGTCAATGCCGGACTCGACAGCAACGTCGAGCGGCAGACCGCCTACGGCGAAACCGCGACGAGCCGCTCCAGCGTCAGCGATCTCGACGGCCAGATCAAGACCGTGCGTTACCAGCTGGGCGCGCTGCTCGGCGCCGGCCCCGATCGCGGCCTCGCGATCGCCGAGCCGTCGCTGCACGGCGGCGACGTCGTCGCGCTGCCCGACAACCTGCCGGCCGACCTGCTGTCGCGCCGGCCCGACATCGTCGCGGCTTACTGGAAGGTCGATGCGGCCGTTCACGACGTGAAGGAAGCGAAGGCCGAGTTCTATCCCGACGTCAACCTGTCGCTGGCGGCCGGGCTCGACGCGTTCGGCTGGGGACGCTTCCTGACGGCCGGCAGCCGGCAGCTCCAGGCCGCGCCGGCGATTCACCTGCCGATCTTCGACGCCGGTGCATTGCGTTCGCAATTGAAGGATCGCTATGCGGACTTCGACTACGACGTCGCGACCTACAACCAGACGCTGATCGGCGCGCTGTCCGACGTCGCCACGCAAGTCACGCAGATCCGCTCGACCGATCTTCAACTGGTCGATGCGCGCAAGGCGCTGGAGGCGCAAACCACTGCCTATCAGCTGGCCGTCGTCCGCTACCGCTCGGGGCTCAACCCGCAACTGCAGGTGCTCAACGCGGACGACAACCGGCTCGCGGCCGAGACGGCCGTCGTCAATCTCGAGATGGGCCGCCGCAGCCAGCAGATCGCACTGATCAAGGCGCTCGGCGGCGGTTTCGATGCGTCGCAGGCCGGCCTCGCCGCGACCGCCGACACGCCGATTCCCGCGCCGTCCCGGCCGGCCGCGACGAACTGATCGATTGCCTGCGCACAGGTAGCGCGTACCGAACGAACACCCCCGATTTCACCTTTGACTGGAGCCACTCATGAACACCCCCGATTCTCAGCCGACCGACGAGACACCGAAGACCCCGGGCAAGCGCAAGGCGCTGCTCGCGCTGGTCGCCGCATCCCTCGGCATTGCCGGCGTCGCGTACGGTGCGTACTACTTCCTCGAAGCGCGCTATCACGTCGAAACCGATGACGCGTACGTCAACGGCAACGTCGTGCAGATCACGCCGCAGGTGTCGGGCACGGTCATCGCGGTGAACGCGGACAACACGCAGATCGTGAAGGCCGGCGAGCCGCTCGTGCAGATCGATCCCGCGGACGCGAAGATCGCGCTGCAGCAGGCCGAAGCCGATCTCGGCCAGACCGTGCGCAGGGTGCACGGGCTCTATGTCGACGACGACAAGTACCGCGCGACCATCGCGGAGCGGCAGTCCGATCTCGC
The DNA window shown above is from Burkholderia cepacia and carries:
- a CDS encoding MarR family winged helix-turn-helix transcriptional regulator → MHSIDLLDDDCFALRQASRHISKLYEHHLSAVGITPTQFSILGMLAVSAGLTMVELAKAMVMDRTTLVRALKPLLRRGLVAAPAQGQRRRRLQVVLTAQGTKKLDEATVHWAAAQASFERDFGAQQAAHLRRELFRMTLDTSDS
- a CDS encoding efflux transporter outer membrane subunit, coding for MNTTTSHSPSRPQSGIRKGWITAAALLAFSLAGCVNFAGIHSDKQMAAPTKFESQQSLPAEGGKWPAMSWADQFGDPQLPALIDEALRGNPTIDQARARIEKASAYIGTARSALYPNANGSYTWTRQRYTANGIVPPPYGGSWQSENSLLASVSWDLDLWGKNRERLRQAVSSEKVADAEAEEVRITLAASVASTYNQLALLYALRDIQVREVANRETIAHLTEGRVNAGLDSNVERQTAYGETATSRSSVSDLDGQIKTVRYQLGALLGAGPDRGLAIAEPSLHGGDVVALPDNLPADLLSRRPDIVAAYWKVDAAVHDVKEAKAEFYPDVNLSLAAGLDAFGWGRFLTAGSRQLQAAPAIHLPIFDAGALRSQLKDRYADFDYDVATYNQTLIGALSDVATQVTQIRSTDLQLVDARKALEAQTTAYQLAVVRYRSGLNPQLQVLNADDNRLAAETAVVNLEMGRRSQQIALIKALGGGFDASQAGLAATADTPIPAPSRPAATN